The genomic region CGGTCCCGAACCGGGCGATGTCGCGGTCGCGGATGAACCCGAGCGGATCGGGCGCGTGCAGCCGCAGCAGGATCTGGCTGACGTCGGCTGGTACGCGCCTGCGGGTCGCCTTGCTGACGACGATCATGGTCACGAACGCGATCGGCACGGTGATCAGCGCTGGTTGGGTGAACACGGCGGGCGCCCAGCGGCCGGTGTAGGAGCTGATCACGCTGACCACCTGGGCGGTGATGACCAGGCCGCCGCCGACGACCAGACCGCACACGGCGCCGACCCAGGTGAGCCCGCGCCACCAGATCCCGAGGACCAGGAGCGGGCAGAAGGTCGACGCGGCGAGCGCGAACGACATGGCCACCGTGAGTGACGCATCGGAGCGCGGCAACAGCAGGGCAAGACCGATCGCGACGAGTCCGGTGAACACGGTTGCCCACCGGAAGTCACGAACCTTGCCCGGCATGATGTCCGTCGAGACCACCCCGGCGACCGACACGACGAGCCCGGAGGAGGTCGACAGGAACGCCGCGAACGCGCCCGCCGCGACGATCGCGCCGAGGATCTGCCCGCCCAGGTTCGGCACCATCGTCTCCGGCAGCATCAGCACCGCCGCGTCGGTCTTGCCGTTCACCAGCAGCTGCGGCAGGTACAGCCGGGACAGCACGCCCAGCACCGTCGGGAAGATGTAGAACAGGCCGAGCAGGTACAGCACGTGCAGCGCGGTCCTGCGCGCCGCCTTGCCGTCCGGGTTGGTGTAGAAGCGGACCAGGACGTGCGGCAGGCCCATCGTGCCGAGGAACGTCGCGAAGATCAGCGAGTACGTCTTGAAGAGGTCGGACAGGCCGCCGGTCTGCGGGCGCAGCCAGTCGCGGTTGGTCGTGGGCGACCCCTCGACCACCGGCACCGGGTCGCCCGCCTCGAACTCCATGGTCGTGCCGGGGCTGAGCTCGTAGACGCCGCGGCTCCAGTACACCGCCCCGTTCGCGTCCCTGCCGTCGATCTGGCCGCGCACCACCAGGTCCAGCGGCACGTCGACGCGGACCTTGATGTCCTGCTCGGCCACGGTGATCGTCTCGGCCGCGGGGAACCGGAGCCCGCCCTCGTCGCTGATCGGCTGCGTGCCCCGGTCCGGCGAGGCGAGGAACACCACGAACAGCACGAACGTGGGCGCGGCGATCGCGAAGAGCTTGCCCCAGTACTGGAACGCCTGCACGAGCGTGATCGCGCGCATGCCGCCGCCCAGCACGTTGACCACCACGATGACCGTGACGATCAGCCCGCCGAACCACGCGGGCAGCCCGGTGATCGTCGTGAGCGTCAGACCCGCCGACTGCAGCTGCGGCACCAGGTACAGCACGCCGATGCAGACCACGAAGAACGTGCTGAAGTGCCGCACGTTCACCGACCCGAGCCTGGCCTCGGCGAAGTCCGGCAGCGTGTACGCACCGGAACGCCGCAGCGGTGCCGCGACGAACAGCAGCAGGGCGAGGTAGCCCGCGGTGAAGCCGATCGGGTACCAGAGCGCGTCGATGCCGTCCTTGAGCACCAGCCCGGCCACGCCGAGGAACGACGCGGCGGACAGGTACTCGCCGGAGATCGCGGCGGCGTTGCGGGTCGCCGGGATCGACCGCCGCGCCACCAGGAAGTCCGGCGTGGTGTTGGCGGTGCGGGACCCGACGTAGCCGAGCAGGAACGTCACCAGTGCGACGGCGACGATGGCGCTGAGGCTCCAGATGGTGGCGTTCACGTCAGCGGTCGACCATGTTCACGAAGTCGCGCTCGTGCCGTTCGGCCTGCCGGCGGAAGACCCAGCCGACCGCGTAGAGCGCGGGGAAGGGCGCCAGGCCGAGCAGCAGCCAGGGGACGCCGATGCCGAGCACCTCAAGGTCCCCGATCGCGGGGAACAGGTAGAAGGTGATGGGCAGCAGGCACATCCCGACCAGCACCGCGAAGGCGAGCCCGAACGCGGACCGCAGCTGCGTCTTGATGAGGTCGCGGATCAGCTTCTCACCGACGCTGGTCTGCTCCTCCAGCTCGATGATCGTGCGCGGTACCTTGCCGCGCGCCTTCGTCGAGTCCGCGAGCACCACCCTGCGCCTGCGCGGCTTGCGGGCCTGCTCACCGAGCCAGGCCTCGCGGGCGGCCTGCTCGGGCTTTCCCGCGTCGTGCCTGCTCACCAGCCGCTCTTCGGCGGTCGCACGATCCGTTCCTTGAGCTCCTTGGTGTGCCTGCGGCTGACCGGGAGCTCCTTGGCGCCCTCACCGGTGCCGATCACGACCGCGTAGCCGTTCGCCGTCATCCGCAGCTCGCTCACCAGCGGCAACGCCACCAGGTACGAGCGGTGGATGCGCACGAAACCGGCGTTCGCCCAGCGTTCCTCCAGCTGCGCTAGCGGGATGCGCACCAGGTGGCTGCCGTCCTGCGTGTGCAGCCGGGCGTAGTCGCCCTGCGCCTCGACGTACCGCACGGACGCGCGCGGCACGAGCTTGATGGTACCGCCGAGCTCGACGGGGATGACCTCGTCGTCACTCGGCTCCGCCGCGTTGGGCGCCGCCGCGGCGGTCGCCATCGGTGCCGAGGACCTGCCCACCCGGTCGGCGACCCGGGAGATGGCCTTGAGCACGCGCTCTTCGTTGATCGGCTTGTTGATGAAGTCGAGCGCGCCGACGTCGAACGCCGTGACGAGCGCGTCCCGCTCCTCCACCCCCGTGACGAACACGAGCGCCGGCGGGTACCGGAACGCACTCAGCACCCGCGCGAGATCCATGCCCGAAAGGCCGGGCATGTTGATGTCCGCGAACACCGCGTCGACCGGCGGCAGGCCGGCCTTGGTGCGCGCCATCACCTCTTGCTCGTAGTCACCCCTCAGGATGCGCAGCGCCTCCGCGGCGTCGAACGCCGTCAGCACGCGCCGGATGTGAGGACTGCTCTCGAGGAGGAACTTGATCTCACTCAGGCCAGGAGCCTCGTCATCGACTGCGAGGACGAGGAGACCGGCGTTGTCTTGAATGCTCACTGTGTCGGGCATCTTGCCCACCAATGTGCGGTCATGTCTACGCCGGGGCGGGCCTCGACACGCCCGGTGAAACCGAACTGATGCTCAGAGCCCGAATCGGGACCAGCGCGCACGTTCTTCGAGGCTCGCCAGCACCTGCGTCACGAGATCCCCCGATCGGGTGGTGGCACCGGTCAGCCCCAGCTTGGCGAGCAAGGGCCTGCGCGGTTCTGCGACCGTCAGCTCGGCGTCCGGGAAGCGCTTGGCGAGCACGGACCGGATCGTGCCGATGCCGTCCACCAGGCCGAGCTCCACGGCCTTGGCCCCGGTCCACACCTCACCGGTGAAGAGCTCGTCGTCCGCGGCCTTGAGCTTGGCGCC from Lentzea guizhouensis harbors:
- a CDS encoding cation acetate symporter translates to MNATIWSLSAIVAVALVTFLLGYVGSRTANTTPDFLVARRSIPATRNAAAISGEYLSAASFLGVAGLVLKDGIDALWYPIGFTAGYLALLLFVAAPLRRSGAYTLPDFAEARLGSVNVRHFSTFFVVCIGVLYLVPQLQSAGLTLTTITGLPAWFGGLIVTVIVVVNVLGGGMRAITLVQAFQYWGKLFAIAAPTFVLFVVFLASPDRGTQPISDEGGLRFPAAETITVAEQDIKVRVDVPLDLVVRGQIDGRDANGAVYWSRGVYELSPGTTMEFEAGDPVPVVEGSPTTNRDWLRPQTGGLSDLFKTYSLIFATFLGTMGLPHVLVRFYTNPDGKAARRTALHVLYLLGLFYIFPTVLGVLSRLYLPQLLVNGKTDAAVLMLPETMVPNLGGQILGAIVAAGAFAAFLSTSSGLVVSVAGVVSTDIMPGKVRDFRWATVFTGLVAIGLALLLPRSDASLTVAMSFALAASTFCPLLVLGIWWRGLTWVGAVCGLVVGGGLVITAQVVSVISSYTGRWAPAVFTQPALITVPIAFVTMIVVSKATRRRVPADVSQILLRLHAPDPLGFIRDRDIARFGTAEEKARMAADKRKAAGQTR
- a CDS encoding LytR/AlgR family response regulator transcription factor, coding for MPDTVSIQDNAGLLVLAVDDEAPGLSEIKFLLESSPHIRRVLTAFDAAEALRILRGDYEQEVMARTKAGLPPVDAVFADINMPGLSGMDLARVLSAFRYPPALVFVTGVEERDALVTAFDVGALDFINKPINEERVLKAISRVADRVGRSSAPMATAAAAPNAAEPSDDEVIPVELGGTIKLVPRASVRYVEAQGDYARLHTQDGSHLVRIPLAQLEERWANAGFVRIHRSYLVALPLVSELRMTANGYAVVIGTGEGAKELPVSRRHTKELKERIVRPPKSGW